TTCATTGTCCAATCGTGTAACTCAACATGCAGGCCCTtaagcattttatcttcacttgaaTAATTAGGATTATAACCACAGCTTGACATAATTAAGTAATTTAAGCAAATCATTTCTCAACCAGTCTCGGTAGAAAATTTTTatcaaaccagaatttcttAGGTTCCTTAGTTCATCAATCCACttcatagaattaacatgcaggGTCCTAGACATCATAAACATTAGGTTCCACTCGGCTAGTTACACTTGAGTGCTCAGGTTATCACAAGAAAACCGAATTTCAGTTGCATTTCCAATCCATTCTCTCGGCAAAATCATTCTCGATGAAAcagaattttctaagtttctaatTTCTTCGTCCAATCAAGTAACTCAACATGCATGTCCTTAAACATTTTATCCTCACTTGGATAGTTATGATTATAGCCACAGCTTGTCAAAAATTAGACAAATTAAGCACCTCCCTTCATAATCATTCACGGCGGAATCAATTTCCTCGAAACAGAGTTTTTCTTAAGCTTCTTAATACAACATCCGAACACATAGATTGACATGCATGGTCTTAAACATCATGTCTAGAGTTAAGTAATCGCATATAAATGCTCAGATTACTTCAGTTAATCACAGAATCATCTCACTGCAGTCCGCATAATCAAGAATTCCAGCAGCTTTGATTCTAATTGTTCCGGATTTTCCTTGGATTATCCGTGGAGTTAGATGCTCAAGTTCAACATGCAGTAGCTTAGCCACTGATTAACATTTTTAGTTTAGAAATCGATTTCAATAACAACATCTTTCagccaaaatttccagaatttaaACGATCATCCCTGGTGGCCTTAAAGTGGCCAGATTTTAAGTCCGTTAGAATTTTCTAACTTATCCATGCTCACTGTCaaatgcaaagcttaatcaacCTCTTAACCAGTTTAAATGGAGCTCAGAAATCacctcacagcaagctaagTTCTCGGACAGAAAGTTTGAAAAGTTTcccttcctctcggctctcacgcacgAAGCAGATTTTGGTTGCAGCTGGTGGATGTTACAGTCGTGAAGTGGAGTGACATGGAGGTGCAGAATGGGTGGAGcttgctcacggtttctctctgcCTTCACTCTAGCTTCAATGTTTGCGGACATAACCAGAAATGGAACCGCACTCTCAGCTTCCTTCCTCACTCTCGGTCGATGATAACAATGTAATGGGGAAGTGTTATCTGATGTAGGAAGTGCGCAGAGGTTATGGAATGGAATTGTGAAGTGGTGCTGCGGTTTTGGGGATGGTTGAGTGTCGGCAGAGATGGTGTGCTGCAGTGGTGAAGGTGCCGGTTGGTCAGCTAGGGTGGTGGTGTGTTGAAATGGAGAAGAATGCGGTTGGCCGGCTGGGTGGTGGATGATCATGCTGTCCGAGGAGCTGTTTGGCTGAGCAGGGAATGGTTATGGGCGTGGGAAATTGTGTGACATTGTgagggtagtttagtcttttcacttctcCTCCTATTATCCACTTAATTCCTTGGTTCTAACTTAGCTCCAAAAATTGTCCCCAAATGTGGTTTGAAAGTCTAATTATACACTGGTGTACTTAAACTCTTTATATCGAATATTTATCGATTGCACGTTAGTATTAAGGTTCCTAATAACGCTTAACAATCATGCTTGATTgattaaactattaaaatcaagtttgaccaaaatatataaatctaACATTTCATGTTAATacgaaaaagaataaaaatttaatctagCTCTAAATGTCTTAACTTAGTctagcaaaaccaagaaatttcataacttagaaaaattatattaattttcacaTAAACGTGTTTTTTTGTACTTAATTgcgaacaagtaaaagtaatgctaaaaattattaatgaaTAAAAGAAGTGCAAACGACATATGAAATGTTATTTATAtatgcattttcagggttctcacatcctcccctccttacaaagaattttgtcctcaaaattcatgCTTACTAGGGGAATAAATCAGGGTACTTGTTCTGCATCTCTTCTTCTaattcccaagttgcttcctcgagtccatgatttttccataaaatcttcaccagaggaattttcttatttctcagctccttcatttctctttccaaaatcctGACCGGTCCTTCTTCATACGCTAACGTCTCATCCACTTCAATTCCATCCAGTGGCAGCACGTGACTTGGATCGGAATAATATTTCCTAAGCATGGAAacgtgaaatacatcgtgaATCTTGGCCATGCTTGCAGGCAACTTCAATTGATACGCTACTAACCCCACTCTCTTCAAAATTTCGAAAGGTCCGATATACCTTGGCTTCAGCTTTTTACCTTTCTTAGACACTACTCCgcccttcaagggtttaattctGAGAAAAAcctggtctccaacttcaaattctaaatctttcctccttgtgtcggcgtagctcttttgtctactctgagcaaCTTGAAGCCTTTCTCTAATTAGTTTTACTTTCTCCTGGGCTTCTTCAATCCAAGGTATAGCTGTAGGGTCTACGATTTTATTttctccaacttcatcccaatgaatcggagatcgacaccttctTCCATACAAAGCCTCATAAGGTGCCATCTGAATCGAAGCCTGATAGCTGTTATTGTATGCAAATTCCACCAAGGTCATATATTGGCTCcacttacctccaaaatccagtatACACGACCTCAGTAAATCCTCcaaagtttgaattgtcctttccgattgcccgtcggtttggggatggtaCGCAGTGCTAAATTTCAGCTTGGTCCCCAAAGAGtcctgaaatttctgccaaaaacgcGAGACAAATCTTGGGTCTCGATCAGACACGATACTCACTGGAATACCATGTAACCTTAggatctcttctgtgtacaacttgaccaatttttccaatgAAAAACTCATGCTTACAGGTAAAAAGTGTGCAGACTTAGTGAGTCGATcgactattacccaaattgcatcaaaacctttttgacttttaggTAAGCCCGTTAAAAAATCCATTGTTATGTGtttccatttccattcagggatttcTAACGGTTGCAATAATCCAGAGGATTtttgatgttcagcttttacttgttggcagatCAAGCATTTTTGCACAAACGCGgccacgtcctttttcaaaccttCCCACCAGTATAATCCCTTTACATCGTGATACATCTTAGTCACCCCTGGGTGTATAGTATACTTTGACcgatgtgattcttctagaATTCCTTGTCTTATCTCATCATCTGCCGGAACCACAATTCGATCTCGAGACCTCAATACCCCCTCAGGCCCTAATTTGAAGTCTTGGGTTTCCCCTTTTTGTACTTTCTCCAAATTCTTCCGAATCATAGGGTCCGTTTGCTGGGTCTCCTTAATACGCTCTAGTAACGGTGACTTCAATGATAAGTTCCCAAATAAAACCTTCAATttctccaagcgagggttccaaccACTTATTTCCTCTAACATATCCCACTCTTTtaccattaaccctgctacttgggcCTTCCTACTTAGAGCGTCAGCCACCACATTGGCTTTTCCTGGATGGTAATTAATCgagcaatcataatcttccaggaattctacccatcgcctttgtctcaaattcagctcattttgggagaacaagtacttgagactcttatgatccgtaAAAACCTCAAAAGTAACGCCGTAcaagtagtgtctccatttcttcaaggcAAAAATTACTGCAGCTAGTTCTAGGTAGTGAGTTGGGTAGTTttgctcgtggggtttcaatCTCCTAGACGCATAGGCAACTACCTTACCcatttgcattaaaacacatcccagACCTGCTCTGGAAGCATCAGAATGTACAGCGTAACCTTCACCTCCATCAGGTAAAACCAAAACAGGAGCGGATGTTAACCGCTTCTTTAGTTCCTGGAAACTTGACTCGCACTTCGGAGTCCAGACAAACTTAGCTCCTTTCTTGGTTAGCTCAGTCATAGGTCCTGCAATTTTCGAGAAATCCTGAATAAATCGCCTGTAATAACCTGCTAagcccaagaaacttctaacttcAGTTGGAGTTTCTGGTTGTTTCCAACTCATAacggcctcaacttttgccggatccacggCAATTCCATCTTCAGAAACTCTGTGTcctagaaaagatatttcagtcaaccaaaactcacacttgctgaaTTTGGCATACAGCTTATGTTCTCTTAGTATCTGCAAAACCACCTCTAAGTGCTTAGCATGCTCCTCTCGAGTCTTAGAGTAAATCAAGATATCATCTATGAAAACCACTACAAACTGATCCAGATACTTCTTAAAAATTCtctgcattaggtccatgaaagcagctggtgcgttggttaatccaaaaggcatgactgcaaactcaaaatgtccgtatcttgtactaaaagcagtcttaggtatatctTCCTTCCTGATCTTCAACAGATAGTACCCTTGCCTTAAATCCAGCTTAGAGAAGACCACTGAcccttgcagttggtcgaaCAGACTATCAATCAACGatagagggtatttattcttaattgtagcCTCATTTAACCctcgataatcgatacacaacctcaagcttccatcttttttcttcacgAATAGAACGGGTGCTCCCCAAGGTGAGTCActctccttcacaaaacctttcTCCAACAGATCCTGTAATTggatttttaattcttttagttcggcaggagccattcgataGAAATTAGAGCCGTTCCAGGCATCAAGTCAATCTTAAATCCCACTTCTCTTTCCGGCGGTAGAGTCCTTAGCTCTTCGGGAAAAACATCCGGAAATTTCCGTACCACTGGTACATCTTCCAGCTTCACTTGGTCACTGGGAGCGTTTATCaagaaagctaagaaaccttgAGCTCCTTTAGACAACATTTTCCTGGCTCGAATTCCTGAGATCATAGCAGATGATGCTAACCTACCTTTGACATCTAACCTCAGGGTTGCTTCACCAGGTATACAAAATTTCACCACTTTCGCTCGGCAGTCAAGTTTAGCATGATGATAGCctagaaaatccattcctattaTAACATCATAACCTTTTCTGTCCAGACTGATCAAATCCACTAGCATTTTAcgctctccaatccagaattcACAATTCTTATAAACCAGACTAGTGATTACATTCTTATTACCCATGGGTGTTCTAACTTCAAGATCGAAGGGTAATTTAACAGGTTGCACATCTATTCCAGACATAAAGGATGGTTTAACGAATGAATGGGTTGCACCAGGGTCAATTAACACTTTAGCTAATCGGTGAAAAATCGGGAGTGTACCTTCCACCACTTCCGAGGCATTAGGTACAGGTTGGTCACCTATAGCATACACTCTGGCAGGAACTGTCGGCCGGCTCCCTCCAGAAGTGTTTGGTCTAGCAT
Above is a genomic segment from Coffea eugenioides isolate CCC68of chromosome 5, Ceug_1.0, whole genome shotgun sequence containing:
- the LOC113771150 gene encoding uncharacterized protein LOC113771150 produces the protein MGSLKVFEQLIFLMVVLEQFDCNFRIVCPYLLRASLEVFKNRRLAKLYAVWRMVMDTLMCRATYAYPNELVLFLDDERRQLRDANFTLSQDVEELSIMVDTQFDRIAELEQRVAAEHARLEAARVEIARQRARVTRLAERIRDRSVGIRADAAMMIDEATRRGRGRPTRQHPEAGRDREPEVNPDQGQEGGTGDGVATAINRITDVLERLTEHQAAGPGRHQGGPVDSDDRALERFLKFGPPKFYGGPEPEVAEGWWERITEIFAALNYTEERKVTFATFQFEGAARSWWNLMRREDDFIRCKQGAMSVAEYEIQFTKLSRFAPELIATGQRRVRRFVQGLNVELQESLAAVRIDTFADAVERAQRVEVARAQVKSFQAKERFTPSSSREPTYRNTPPAKVGRGTGGVTSPGAPRGALARGIGARNAGGRNNGIRGGPVGRGQPRNTSQGGRAIIPQMTCLYYKKPGHTMDSCWKRQGKCLKCGSSEHQISGCPKMQEGTTSNARPNTSGGSRPTVPARVYAIGDQPVPNASEVVEGTLPIFHRLAKVLIDPGATHSFVKPSFMSGIDVQPVKLPFDLEVRTPMGNKNVITSLVYKNCEFWIGERKMLVDLISLDRKGYDVIIGMDFLGYHHAKLDCRAKVVKFCIPGEATLRLDVKGRLASSAMISGIRARKMLSKGAQGFLAFLINAPSDQVKLEDVPVDLLEKGFVKESDSPWGAPVLFVKKKDGSLRLCIDYRGLNEATIKNKYPLSLIDSLFDQLQGSVVFSKLDLRQGYYLLKIRKEDIPKTAFSTRYGHFEFAVMPFGLTNAPAAFMDLMQRIFKKYLDQFVVVFIDDILIYSKTREEHAKHLEVVLQILREHKLYAKFSKCEFWLTEISFLGHRVSEDGIAVDPAKVEAVMSWKQPETPTEVRSFLGLAGYYRRFIQDFSKIAGPMTELTKKGAKFVWTPKCESSFQELKKRLTSAPVLVLPDGGEGYAVHSDASRAGLGCVLMQMGKVVAYASRRLKPHEQNYPTHYLELAAVIFALKKWRHYLYGVTFEVFTDHKSLKYLFSQNELNLRQRRWVEFLEDYDCSINYHPGKANVVADALSRKAQVAGLMVKEWDMLEEISGWNPRLEKLKVLFGNLSLKSPLLERIKETQQTDPMIRKNLEKVQKGETQDFKLGPEGVLRSRDRIVVPADDEIRQGILEESHRSKYTIHPGVTKMYHDVKGLYWWEGLKKDVAAFVQKCLICQQVKAEHQKSSGLLQPLEIPEWKWKHITMDFLTGLPKSQKGFDAIWVIVDRLTKSAHFLPVSMSFSLEKLVKLYTEEILRLHGIPVSIVSDRDPRFVSRFWQKFQDSLGTKLKFSTAYHPQTDGQSERTIQTLEDLLRSCILDFGGKWSQYMTLVEFAYNNSYQASIQMAPYEALYGRRCRSPIHWDEVGENKIVDPTAIPWIEEAQEKVKLIRERLQVAQRMKNGNGAPAANGNGHEEPLRPIYYRALGGELMLTFAYPNHLVLALDDERRQLVDLNRELQVEVDELRQMVGAQGERIAELGEMIKGEVATSAVVREELESTRARLTSLRGEVRGRASRILTHATRLVDEAMEAVHNSEKEDSKEDPEEEGLYVEIQEGLAVAQISTFTEALEKAQRVENARMQVRDFHNRKETFLVIPLDKLVKVHSLPKWEEEREDRGLPEFREELYLEEVVVD